A genomic region of Lysinibacillus sp. 2017 contains the following coding sequences:
- the coaW gene encoding type II pantothenate kinase, with the protein MSTWIGIDTGGTLTKLAYFNEQQVLTLAVFPSSEMQLVKVWLEEHPQVEEIGLTGGRTEQLRDVLKTMKSIEYIVEFEATLKGVRYLLEEEGHTIDQSIITNIGTGTSIHYMDGNTHERVGGTGIGGGTLIGLSAIMTGISDFDVIKANASKGNREGIDLLVKDIYRGMDTPIDGNLTASNFGKVGITDKQEFAQNDVLATTQGLVGEVITTLSIQLAEQHNADYIVYIGSTLTDNEQLKKVINNYTILKKHKPIFLKDSGFSGAVGALLNIMEQNEK; encoded by the coding sequence ATGTCAACATGGATTGGAATTGATACAGGGGGAACGTTGACAAAGCTTGCGTATTTTAATGAGCAGCAGGTGCTTACATTAGCTGTTTTTCCATCTTCAGAAATGCAGTTGGTAAAAGTATGGTTAGAAGAACATCCTCAAGTAGAAGAAATCGGCTTAACAGGTGGACGAACAGAGCAGTTACGTGATGTTTTAAAAACGATGAAGTCGATAGAATATATCGTAGAATTTGAAGCGACATTAAAAGGTGTGCGGTATTTATTGGAAGAAGAAGGGCACACAATCGATCAAAGCATCATTACGAATATTGGAACAGGTACATCAATCCATTATATGGATGGCAATACGCATGAACGAGTTGGCGGTACTGGTATAGGTGGAGGAACATTAATCGGTCTTTCTGCCATTATGACAGGTATTTCGGACTTTGATGTGATCAAAGCAAATGCTTCTAAAGGCAATCGTGAAGGTATCGATCTGTTAGTGAAAGATATTTATCGAGGCATGGATACACCGATAGACGGAAATTTGACTGCAAGTAACTTTGGTAAAGTTGGGATTACAGATAAACAAGAATTTGCACAAAATGATGTGCTTGCTACAACGCAAGGCTTAGTCGGTGAAGTAATTACGACATTAAGTATTCAATTAGCCGAACAACATAATGCAGATTATATTGTCTATATTGGCTCGACATTAACAGATAACGAGCAGTTGAAAAAGGTCATTAATAATTACACAATTTTGAAGAAACATAAACCCATATTCTTAAAAGACTCCGGTTTCTCAGGCGCTGTAGGGGCGTTGTTAAATATTATGGAGCAAAATGAAAAATAA
- a CDS encoding YaiI/YqxD family protein encodes MFFILQLLIDADACPVVDLALFVSSRYEIIPILFCDTSHRVERENVKTIIVDKGPDSVDFKLVSILNKGDIVITGDYGLAAMCLAKGGIVITHNGKELTSDNIDQLLAIRYESAKIRRAGGRTKGPKKRTEENNLEFETQFRQICERAILVRGGTANE; translated from the coding sequence ATGTTTTTTATTTTACAATTATTAATTGATGCAGATGCTTGTCCAGTTGTTGATTTAGCGCTGTTTGTTTCATCTCGTTATGAGATTATTCCAATCTTGTTCTGCGATACATCACATAGAGTAGAGAGAGAAAATGTAAAAACTATTATTGTTGACAAAGGACCAGATTCGGTCGATTTTAAGCTAGTAAGCATATTGAATAAAGGAGATATCGTCATTACAGGTGATTATGGGTTAGCTGCCATGTGTTTGGCAAAAGGTGGAATTGTTATCACTCACAACGGAAAAGAACTGACGTCTGACAACATCGATCAGCTGTTGGCAATTCGTTATGAAAGTGCGAAGATAAGGAGAGCAGGGGGTCGCACAAAGGGACCTAAAAAACGTACGGAAGAAAACAATTTGGAATTTGAAACGCAATTTCGACAAATTTGTGAACGTGCGATTTTAGTCAGAGGAGGAACTGCAAATGAATGA
- a CDS encoding squalene/phytoene synthase family protein, giving the protein MTNKPLQKDTMRVLKETSRTFYIPITFLDKELKMTVAAAYLAMRAIDEIEDHEDVENEVKHDVLLKVEQLLLAPEFDHAAYMEALAPVLDEMPEVTLRLADWIEVCPAGARGIVMRATSEMAGGMGKWALANWQVHTREDLDDYTYYVAGLVGVMLSELWEWSAGIKTDRDLAIGYGRGLQAVNILRNEQEDMDERGVSFVPDGWTRTELFAYAEENLAKADLYMKDINKRSIKLFCRLPLALAHKTLQALKEGRVKMSRAEVEATVEEVQED; this is encoded by the coding sequence ATGACAAATAAACCCCTACAAAAAGATACGATGCGTGTTTTAAAAGAAACAAGCCGTACATTTTATATTCCCATTACATTTTTAGATAAAGAATTAAAAATGACTGTCGCAGCAGCCTATTTAGCAATGCGTGCGATTGATGAAATTGAAGATCATGAAGATGTCGAAAACGAAGTGAAACATGATGTGCTATTAAAAGTAGAACAACTACTACTTGCCCCTGAATTTGATCACGCTGCTTATATGGAAGCTTTAGCACCAGTTCTTGATGAAATGCCAGAAGTAACATTGCGTTTAGCAGATTGGATTGAAGTTTGTCCAGCTGGTGCACGTGGAATTGTTATGCGTGCAACGAGTGAAATGGCTGGTGGAATGGGCAAATGGGCATTAGCTAACTGGCAAGTGCATACGCGTGAAGATTTAGATGACTATACATATTACGTTGCAGGTCTTGTTGGTGTAATGTTATCTGAGCTTTGGGAATGGAGTGCCGGGATTAAGACAGATCGTGACCTAGCTATTGGCTATGGCCGAGGCTTACAGGCTGTCAACATTTTACGCAATGAACAAGAGGATATGGATGAGCGCGGTGTTAGCTTCGTGCCAGATGGTTGGACACGCACTGAGCTATTCGCTTATGCTGAAGAAAACTTAGCAAAAGCAGACCTTTATATGAAGGATATTAATAAACGTTCAATCAAACTATTCTGTCGTCTTCCACTTGCTTTGGCTCATAAAACACTTCAAGCACTAAAAGAAGGACGCGTAAAAATGTCCCGTGCAGAAGTAGAAGCTACAGTTGAAGAAGTTCAAGAAGATTAA
- a CDS encoding MarR family winged helix-turn-helix transcriptional regulator — MNPLFHILFQQNRYLVNQLNDVLKNHGLFNSQWTILFLLHENGPMSLTSIWKYLNVEAPTITRTVSRLEVLGWVERQQGIDKREKIITLTPYANEQFPTVEASVLAFEQQMIQNLNNEDQQLLIHLLKKMKG; from the coding sequence ATGAACCCGTTATTTCACATTTTATTTCAACAAAACCGATATTTAGTTAATCAACTAAATGATGTATTAAAGAATCATGGATTATTTAACTCGCAATGGACCATTCTTTTTTTACTGCACGAAAATGGTCCGATGTCATTAACATCGATATGGAAATATTTGAATGTAGAGGCACCGACGATTACAAGAACAGTTTCTCGCTTAGAGGTATTAGGTTGGGTTGAACGGCAGCAAGGAATTGATAAGCGTGAAAAGATTATCACACTAACTCCCTATGCAAACGAGCAGTTTCCAACAGTGGAAGCATCTGTTTTAGCGTTTGAGCAGCAAATGATTCAGAATTTGAATAACGAAGATCAACAGCTCTTAATTCATTTATTGAAAAAAATGAAGGGTTGA
- a CDS encoding DMT family transporter, translating into MSLQGKANLLMVIVTMFWGLSYTFMVMGLEVLEAYNVVALRCLIAFVIAGLIFLPKMLRVSKKTIAYAAIQGALLFAVFALSLFGLKTTSAGNAGFILSLTVVLVPIFTSFLERRLPSRAVSFAIFCTMIGITVLTLKESLAFQTGDILIAIAAVCYSIYLILNSKFTKNVESISYGVYQLGFAGVLGALLTLIFETPQIPTNSLGWGAVLGLGIICTAFCFIAQAVVQQYTSPTHTGLIFSLEPIFAALFAMMFLGEVLTIQLLFGGAFILIGNFVAQIEQFKSTKKAPAALQSKVSSH; encoded by the coding sequence TTGAGTTTACAAGGAAAAGCAAATTTATTAATGGTTATTGTTACAATGTTTTGGGGGCTTTCTTATACATTTATGGTCATGGGTTTAGAAGTTTTAGAAGCCTATAATGTTGTTGCATTACGATGCTTAATCGCCTTTGTTATTGCGGGGTTAATCTTTTTACCGAAGATGTTACGTGTTTCTAAAAAAACAATTGCATACGCAGCTATACAGGGTGCACTATTATTCGCAGTTTTTGCCCTTTCATTATTTGGTTTAAAAACTACCTCTGCAGGTAATGCGGGCTTTATCTTAAGTTTAACAGTGGTTTTAGTACCAATTTTCACAAGTTTCCTTGAAAGACGATTGCCTTCACGTGCTGTGAGTTTTGCAATTTTCTGTACGATGATTGGTATTACAGTGCTGACATTGAAAGAATCATTAGCTTTCCAAACAGGGGATATTTTAATTGCGATTGCAGCTGTATGTTATTCTATCTACTTGATTTTAAATAGTAAGTTTACCAAAAATGTTGAATCGATTTCTTATGGTGTATATCAGTTAGGTTTTGCAGGTGTTCTAGGTGCCTTATTAACACTAATTTTTGAAACACCACAGATCCCAACTAACTCTTTAGGCTGGGGCGCTGTTTTGGGATTAGGAATTATTTGTACTGCATTTTGCTTCATTGCACAGGCTGTTGTACAACAATATACTTCTCCTACACATACAGGATTAATTTTCTCACTTGAACCGATTTTTGCAGCGCTTTTCGCAATGATGTTCTTAGGAGAAGTCCTTACCATACAACTATTATTCGGTGGTGCATTTATTTTAATTGGAAATTTTGTTGCACAGATCGAGCAATTTAAATCTACTAAAAAAGCACCTGCAGCATTACAATCCAAAGTTTCATCACATTAA
- a CDS encoding ribonuclease HI family protein, translated as MLEIYIDGASAGNPGPSGIGLFLKGEGVHLKISEPIGLTNNHQAEFIALVRGLEEAKKTGSTFISVRSDSKIVVSSIEKNYVKNEEFKPYLQHAQQLIEEFELFFIKWIPDKENKAADALARAAILKNNHAE; from the coding sequence ATGTTAGAAATATACATTGACGGTGCAAGTGCAGGTAATCCCGGTCCTAGTGGTATTGGACTGTTTTTAAAAGGAGAAGGCGTTCATCTAAAAATAAGCGAACCAATCGGCCTTACCAATAACCATCAAGCTGAATTCATTGCACTTGTTCGCGGGTTAGAAGAAGCGAAAAAAACGGGTTCAACTTTCATCTCCGTTCGCTCAGACTCCAAAATAGTCGTTAGCTCGATTGAAAAAAATTACGTGAAAAATGAAGAATTCAAACCCTATTTACAGCATGCTCAACAGTTAATAGAGGAATTCGAGTTATTCTTTATAAAATGGATTCCTGATAAAGAAAACAAAGCAGCAGATGCCCTCGCACGTGCAGCCATTTTAAAAAATAACCACGCTGAATAA
- a CDS encoding D-serine ammonia-lyase yields the protein MNEHKIDVNELTANFPLIEKLQNEQYVFWINDQLSTKKQTIAPVTMEMVRKAEQKLQRFSSYIMAAFPLTKFSKGIIESDLKEIPAMKKLIEGRRGFDIPGQLMLKCDHALPIAGSIKARGGIYEVLCYAEKLAMDAGLLQQTDDYAKLHSNQFRQFFNGYKIAVGSTGNLGLSIGIISAQLGFQVTVHMSEEAKQWKKTLLREKGVEVIEHKTDYTQAVAQGRLAAEQDERCHFVDDENSLDLFLGYAVAGLRLEQQLKQSKIHVDEDHPLFVYLPCGVGGGPGGVAYSLKQIYGEHVHIFFGEPFASPCMLLGMMTGLHDQISVSDIGLSNKTEADGLAVGRPSRFVGTLMESVLSGCYTVDDSFLFRSLKGMYEQENIFMEPSAHAGVYGPIELMMQGTAYLQQKGLQDKMDKATHIIWSTGGDLVPEELRQHYLQTEI from the coding sequence ATGAATGAACATAAAATTGATGTAAATGAATTAACAGCAAACTTTCCGCTAATTGAAAAGTTACAAAATGAACAATATGTGTTTTGGATAAATGATCAATTATCAACTAAAAAGCAAACAATTGCACCCGTAACGATGGAAATGGTACGGAAAGCTGAACAAAAACTGCAACGCTTTTCTTCATATATAATGGCTGCATTTCCTTTAACAAAATTTTCAAAAGGGATTATAGAATCCGATTTAAAAGAAATACCCGCTATGAAAAAATTAATTGAAGGGCGTCGAGGTTTTGACATTCCAGGACAATTAATGCTGAAATGTGATCATGCTTTACCGATTGCGGGTTCCATTAAGGCAAGAGGTGGTATTTATGAAGTGTTATGTTATGCAGAAAAGCTAGCGATGGATGCTGGATTACTTCAACAAACGGATGATTATGCAAAATTACATAGTAACCAATTCCGTCAATTTTTTAATGGCTATAAAATTGCGGTCGGTTCAACAGGAAATTTAGGGTTAAGTATTGGTATTATTAGTGCACAACTAGGTTTTCAAGTAACAGTACACATGTCAGAAGAAGCGAAGCAATGGAAAAAAACGTTGCTACGTGAAAAAGGTGTAGAAGTTATCGAACATAAAACGGATTACACACAAGCTGTTGCGCAAGGTCGTTTAGCTGCAGAGCAAGATGAGCGTTGTCACTTTGTTGATGATGAAAACTCACTAGATCTATTTTTAGGCTATGCGGTGGCAGGCTTACGTTTAGAGCAACAACTAAAGCAATCCAAAATTCATGTAGATGAAGACCATCCACTATTCGTATACCTTCCATGCGGAGTTGGCGGTGGACCTGGTGGGGTTGCCTATAGCTTAAAACAAATTTACGGCGAACATGTGCACATTTTCTTCGGAGAACCATTTGCTTCACCGTGTATGCTTCTTGGGATGATGACGGGTTTGCACGACCAAATTAGTGTATCGGATATTGGCTTATCAAATAAAACTGAAGCGGATGGGTTAGCTGTTGGACGACCATCGCGATTTGTTGGAACTTTAATGGAATCGGTCCTAAGTGGCTGCTATACTGTGGATGACAGCTTTTTGTTTAGAAGCTTAAAAGGAATGTATGAGCAGGAAAATATTTTTATGGAACCGTCTGCTCATGCAGGTGTTTACGGACCCATTGAATTAATGATGCAGGGGACAGCGTATTTACAGCAAAAAGGATTGCAAGATAAAATGGATAAGGCCACGCATATCATTTGGTCAACGGGTGGCGATTTAGTTCCAGAAGAATTGCGCCAACATTATTTACAGACAGAGATATAG
- a CDS encoding MFS transporter has translation MEQQNKIFTKRFISLFFTNMAVFFVFYGLVTTLPLYAIGELGRSDDESGLLVTMFLLSAIIMRPFSGKLLDLYGKKRLLIISIVFYLLCTILYLFFKPFAILLVLRFFQGIWFSIATTASGSLAADIVPANRKGTGLGYFTMSTNLAVVMGPFIGLLVIQYASFNALFIVLSAVVLIGGLFALSVNTNDLPQPETTNRNFKFSFDDLFERKAIPIALLACLIAFSYSSVLSFLSLYAEQKDLLSVASYFYAVFAVAMISIRPLTGKIYDTIGPKFIIIPSFFLFAIGLIMLASANGMWLFLVSAIFIGAGYGTLTTSFQSLCIQAASPKRSGYATATYFTLFDIGIALGSYLLGIIAVKLSYESVYMISALILAGVFILYMVFFARKRSN, from the coding sequence ATGGAACAACAAAATAAAATATTTACAAAGCGTTTTATAAGTTTATTTTTCACGAATATGGCTGTGTTCTTTGTATTTTATGGCTTAGTGACAACATTACCGCTTTATGCAATAGGTGAACTTGGACGCTCAGATGATGAATCAGGCTTACTAGTTACAATGTTTTTACTTTCAGCCATTATTATGCGACCATTCAGTGGGAAATTATTAGATTTATACGGTAAGAAAAGATTATTAATCATCAGTATAGTATTTTATTTACTATGTACGATTTTATATTTATTCTTTAAACCGTTTGCGATTTTACTCGTATTACGCTTTTTCCAAGGGATTTGGTTTAGTATTGCTACAACAGCATCGGGTTCTTTAGCTGCTGATATCGTACCTGCTAATCGTAAAGGGACTGGACTGGGTTATTTTACTATGTCTACAAATTTAGCTGTTGTAATGGGTCCGTTTATCGGTTTACTTGTTATTCAATATGCAAGCTTTAATGCATTATTTATCGTACTGTCAGCCGTTGTTTTAATAGGTGGGCTATTCGCTTTATCTGTTAATACAAATGATTTACCGCAGCCAGAAACGACGAATCGTAACTTTAAGTTTTCATTTGACGATTTATTTGAACGAAAAGCCATACCGATTGCTTTGTTAGCTTGTTTAATCGCATTTTCCTATTCAAGTGTGCTTTCTTTCTTATCGTTATATGCCGAACAAAAGGATTTGTTAAGTGTAGCGAGTTATTTTTATGCCGTATTTGCAGTGGCGATGATTAGTATTCGCCCGTTGACAGGTAAAATCTATGATACAATAGGACCTAAATTTATTATTATTCCATCGTTTTTCTTGTTTGCAATTGGCTTAATCATGTTGGCAAGTGCAAACGGAATGTGGTTGTTTTTAGTGTCAGCTATTTTCATCGGCGCGGGTTACGGGACACTTACGACAAGTTTCCAATCATTATGTATTCAAGCAGCATCTCCAAAACGAAGTGGTTATGCAACTGCGACCTATTTTACCTTATTTGATATTGGTATAGCTTTAGGATCGTATCTTCTAGGAATTATCGCGGTAAAATTGAGCTATGAATCTGTCTATATGATTTCAGCTCTTATATTAGCGGGTGTATTTATCCTTTATATGGTATTCTTTGCAAGAAAACGATCAAATTAA
- the gdhA gene encoding NADP-specific glutamate dehydrogenase: MTTTALVNNAKQYVDGVFAKLTAKNAHQPEFLQAAEEIFLSLVPVFEQNPEYIKHNILDRIVEPDRIISFRVAWQDDNHQVQVNRGYRVQYNNVIGPYKGGLRFHPTVNESIMKFLAFEQIFKNALTGQPIGGGKGGSDFDPKGKSDAEIMRFCQAFMTELYRYIGPDVDVPAGDIGVGAREIGFLWGQYKRIRGAYESGVLTGKKPGYGGSLARTEATGYGLVYFVSEMLREASDTFINKTVVVSGSGNVAIYAIEKAQHFGAKVVACSDSSGYIYDPEGIDLKVVKEIKEVQGKRIKEYVTYRPNATYTEGCSDIWTIPCDIALPCATQNEINGDQARTLIANGVKVVAEGANMPSNLEAINEFIDNGVLFGPAKAANAGGVAVSALEMAQNSSRNYWTFQEVDAKLHEIMKSIYKESSDAAKKYGNEGNLVVGSNIAGFKRVANGMLVEGIY; the protein is encoded by the coding sequence ATGACAACAACAGCATTAGTTAACAACGCAAAACAATACGTAGATGGTGTATTTGCTAAACTTACAGCAAAAAACGCACACCAACCTGAATTCTTACAAGCGGCGGAAGAAATCTTCCTTTCATTAGTTCCGGTATTCGAGCAAAATCCGGAATATATTAAACACAACATTTTAGATCGAATCGTTGAACCTGATCGCATCATTTCGTTCCGTGTTGCTTGGCAAGATGACAATCACCAAGTACAGGTTAACCGCGGTTATCGTGTCCAATACAACAATGTAATCGGACCTTATAAAGGCGGACTTCGTTTCCACCCAACTGTAAACGAATCCATTATGAAATTTTTAGCCTTTGAACAAATTTTCAAAAACGCATTAACAGGTCAACCAATTGGCGGTGGTAAGGGTGGTTCCGATTTTGATCCGAAAGGAAAATCAGATGCTGAAATTATGCGTTTCTGCCAAGCGTTTATGACTGAATTATACCGTTATATAGGTCCTGATGTCGATGTTCCAGCAGGTGATATTGGTGTTGGTGCTCGTGAAATTGGCTTCCTTTGGGGTCAATATAAACGCATTCGTGGTGCATACGAATCAGGCGTATTAACTGGTAAAAAGCCTGGTTATGGTGGTTCATTAGCACGTACAGAGGCAACTGGCTATGGTTTAGTTTACTTCGTAAGTGAAATGTTACGCGAAGCAAGCGATACATTTATTAATAAAACTGTAGTCGTTTCAGGTTCAGGTAACGTAGCTATTTATGCGATTGAAAAAGCACAGCATTTCGGCGCAAAAGTGGTAGCTTGTTCAGATTCATCTGGCTATATTTATGATCCAGAAGGTATTGATTTAAAGGTTGTGAAAGAAATTAAAGAAGTTCAAGGCAAACGTATTAAAGAATATGTAACCTATCGTCCAAACGCTACTTATACAGAAGGATGCTCTGATATCTGGACAATTCCATGTGACATTGCCCTTCCATGTGCGACACAAAACGAAATTAATGGTGACCAAGCGCGTACATTAATCGCAAATGGCGTAAAAGTAGTTGCAGAAGGTGCAAATATGCCTTCAAATTTAGAAGCAATCAATGAATTTATTGATAATGGCGTATTATTCGGCCCAGCAAAAGCAGCAAATGCTGGTGGTGTTGCTGTATCTGCTCTTGAAATGGCACAAAACTCTAGTCGTAACTACTGGACATTCCAAGAAGTTGATGCAAAATTACATGAAATTATGAAATCAATTTATAAAGAAAGCTCAGATGCCGCGAAGAAATATGGCAATGAAGGCAATTTAGTCGTTGGATCTAACATCGCAGGATTTAAACGAGTTGCTAATGGGATGCTTGTTGAGGGCATTTACTAA
- a CDS encoding YecA family protein encodes MVGRNDLCPCGSGKKYKKCCEGKDQTTTLTVFHEEIENVLQTFYSNYPERKDIREFIELVQAWAPKLESKLQKELVEAVALDEFFFHKRPEIWTNFLAKMSKKMVRPSMIELLKTWEKPIFFIGTVESVENEYFTAISALDGQAYNIQRESPKPIPLGMRVFAFLLPDGSQKANHVLAVSTLIFFHKEHAISFEEFTTAYKASGLSLEKFTKENHLLLWEGLVENGYKGEEFTPFEQEVVEQLKAFMQTKAIDNENFIAIVEDYLIEKQPSARKAGAIAAGAIRFGQDNDLLGQKFTVKDIADSFGVSSSSLNKYHQELTAFYQEKN; translated from the coding sequence ATGGTTGGACGTAATGACCTATGCCCATGTGGTAGCGGAAAAAAATATAAGAAGTGTTGTGAAGGTAAAGACCAAACAACGACTTTAACAGTGTTCCATGAAGAAATTGAAAATGTACTACAAACTTTCTACAGTAATTATCCTGAAAGAAAAGACATTCGTGAGTTTATCGAATTAGTACAAGCATGGGCACCAAAACTAGAATCAAAATTACAAAAGGAATTAGTAGAAGCAGTTGCATTAGATGAATTTTTCTTCCATAAGCGCCCAGAAATTTGGACAAATTTCTTAGCAAAAATGTCGAAGAAAATGGTTCGCCCATCGATGATCGAGCTTTTAAAAACTTGGGAAAAACCAATATTCTTTATCGGTACAGTTGAATCCGTTGAAAACGAATACTTCACCGCGATTTCAGCATTGGATGGACAAGCTTATAACATTCAACGTGAAAGTCCAAAACCGATTCCATTAGGTATGCGCGTATTTGCATTCCTTTTACCAGATGGCTCTCAAAAAGCAAATCATGTGTTAGCGGTATCTACACTAATTTTCTTCCACAAAGAACATGCAATTTCATTTGAAGAATTTACTACTGCTTATAAAGCAAGTGGCTTATCTTTAGAAAAATTCACAAAAGAAAACCACCTATTATTATGGGAAGGTTTAGTGGAAAATGGATATAAAGGTGAAGAATTCACACCATTCGAACAAGAAGTTGTTGAACAATTAAAAGCGTTTATGCAAACAAAAGCAATTGATAATGAAAACTTCATTGCGATTGTTGAAGATTATTTAATTGAAAAACAACCGTCTGCTCGTAAAGCTGGTGCAATCGCTGCTGGTGCAATACGCTTCGGTCAAGACAATGATTTATTAGGTCAAAAATTTACGGTGAAAGATATCGCGGATAGCTTCGGCGTATCCTCTTCATCATTAAACAAATATCATCAAGAATTAACTGCTTTCTATCAAGAAAAAAACTAA
- a CDS encoding zinc-finger domain-containing protein translates to MNKVDVMKDIDELTDTYCTDCLVIRDLRKTRGKQGAHRFCIEQCTVGEQLQFLGQEMMKVYEKL, encoded by the coding sequence ATGAATAAAGTTGATGTTATGAAAGATATTGATGAATTAACGGATACGTACTGTACAGATTGCCTTGTCATTCGTGACCTTCGAAAAACAAGAGGGAAGCAAGGGGCACATCGCTTTTGTATAGAACAATGCACTGTAGGAGAACAACTTCAGTTTTTAGGTCAAGAAATGATGAAAGTTTATGAAAAACTATAA
- a CDS encoding DUF4181 domain-containing protein encodes MLIAVVIVGFFIAGMIDLKLRKKYNIEKNSRFMDQYVGKWHVLLEVLLCLLFLAFVTKYVFDQKTTSILLFFFIMVLFVIRGLLEYLFRKDKKRHIISFTYVGLCAVITIAILLFIPQ; translated from the coding sequence GTGTTAATTGCTGTAGTCATTGTAGGTTTTTTTATCGCGGGGATGATTGATTTAAAGCTTCGCAAAAAGTATAATATTGAAAAAAATAGTAGGTTTATGGATCAATATGTCGGAAAATGGCATGTATTATTAGAAGTACTTTTATGCTTACTATTTTTAGCATTTGTCACGAAGTATGTATTTGATCAGAAAACGACATCTATCTTGTTATTCTTCTTTATTATGGTGTTATTCGTTATTAGAGGTTTATTAGAATATTTATTTAGAAAAGATAAGAAACGTCACATTATTTCATTTACGTATGTCGGTCTTTGTGCGGTGATTACCATCGCGATTCTTCTGTTTATTCCTCAATAA
- a CDS encoding 3'-5' exonuclease has translation MKILGRRKTYISVDVEAALIRGKQYIIEIGAVKWLPDGTTETFTQLIQPYKFKKLNVHIQQLTGITTEQLIDAPSFKEAFYKFKRWCKQDYIFLTFGEFDRKVLEEELTRNYLNKDCLYPIVDFQQKYMIANAMKEQPSLGGLMQHLGLEVETQHRALADAFSLLRIFQEVDGEKLIEQQQTNEFILLLTNFKMLESTYELIISTTTCKVLNNQVHIEEMKTFRDELPFTIQSEERMTSDGDIRITEYIKIKPNDVAKEFLQQAALSAPGKILVSRSALRSMSKILKLHHVALPKTEVMTLTNLLKKEELIAKFNLADESTHAYEAKILRLVRKFEAAFVEEFHKRALLQEETVQV, from the coding sequence GTGAAAATTTTGGGACGAAGAAAAACATATATTAGTGTCGATGTGGAAGCGGCATTGATTCGTGGAAAACAGTATATTATTGAAATTGGAGCAGTGAAATGGTTGCCGGATGGTACGACAGAAACCTTCACTCAATTAATTCAACCTTATAAATTTAAAAAGTTGAATGTGCATATTCAACAGTTAACAGGCATTACGACTGAGCAATTAATCGATGCACCGTCATTTAAAGAAGCTTTTTATAAATTTAAGCGCTGGTGCAAGCAAGATTATATATTTTTAACATTTGGCGAATTCGACCGAAAAGTGCTAGAGGAAGAATTAACTCGTAATTATCTTAATAAGGATTGCTTATATCCAATCGTAGACTTCCAACAAAAATACATGATTGCTAATGCGATGAAAGAGCAACCAAGTCTGGGCGGTTTAATGCAACATCTTGGTTTAGAAGTTGAAACGCAACATCGTGCATTAGCAGATGCGTTTAGTTTACTTCGTATATTCCAAGAGGTAGATGGAGAAAAGTTAATCGAGCAGCAGCAAACGAACGAATTTATCTTATTATTAACGAATTTTAAAATGCTAGAATCTACGTATGAGCTTATTATTTCTACTACAACTTGTAAGGTACTCAATAATCAAGTACATATAGAAGAAATGAAAACTTTCCGTGATGAATTACCATTTACCATTCAAAGTGAAGAACGAATGACAAGTGATGGGGATATAAGAATCACGGAATATATTAAAATTAAGCCGAATGATGTGGCGAAAGAATTTTTACAACAAGCCGCACTGTCTGCACCAGGGAAAATTTTAGTGTCTCGCTCAGCATTACGTTCTATGTCAAAAATTTTGAAATTACATCATGTGGCCTTACCTAAAACAGAAGTAATGACATTAACCAATTTATTGAAAAAAGAAGAATTAATCGCAAAATTCAATTTGGCTGATGAGTCGACACATGCATATGAAGCAAAAATTTTACGCTTAGTACGAAAATTCGAAGCGGCATTTGTTGAAGAATTTCATAAACGCGCCCTATTACAAGAAGAAACTGTTCAAGTATAA